The Coregonus clupeaformis isolate EN_2021a chromosome 8, ASM2061545v1, whole genome shotgun sequence genome has a segment encoding these proteins:
- the LOC123491483 gene encoding uncharacterized protein LOC123491483: protein MLVRELAVLNTQIFTVEQPISICFTPAMRMVWNELSSQNEQYVDEEVGHRSCLALIPWSGPLCVPIFPVFSKAKPVYYLTRAGRMLVTELAVLNTQTSKLVIEEPTIHLTEAGRLVLDELSAPSDSHSQPNREDSGFPYEKLQLVGNWGSFHFHYWKIHYRRVQQNEEDMHHLCIVRGVEKQLWWSRVIQEKILDPWGLVQVVLTNKKVTGIKFLGRRIHGLMSCLVKRRSEFTYYEDAQQVDISTTVEGYQERGMR, encoded by the exons atgctggtgagagagctggcagtgttaaacaCGCAG ATATTCACAGTGGAGCAGCCCATTTCCATCTGTTTCACTCCTGCTATGAGGATGGTATGGAATGAACTGTCCTCTCAAAATGAACAG tatgtggatgaggaggttgggcaccggtcctgtctggctttaatcccttggtctggaccctTGTGTGTTCCTATCTTT cctgtcttctccaaGGCCAAACCAGTCTACTACCTCACTCGTGCTGGGAGAATGCTGGTAACAGAGCTTgcagtgttaaacacacag ACTTCCAAATTGGTTATTGAGGAGCCTACCATTCACCTCACTGAAGCTGGGAGGCTAGTGCTTGACGAACTGTCAGCACCTTCAGATAGCCATTCACAG CCAAATAGGGAAGACTCTGGTTTTCCCTATGAGAAGTTGCAGCTGGTTGGGAACTGGGGTTCGTTTCATTTCCATTACTGGAAGATCCATTATAGACGAGTGCAG CAAAATGAAGAGGACATGCATCACCTGTGCATTGTGAGGGGAGTGGAGAAGCAGCTGTGGTGGAGCAGAGTCATCCAGGAAAAAATCCTGGACCCATGG GGTCTCGTCCAGGTGGTCCTCACCAACAAGAAGGTGACTGGTATTAAG TTCCTTGGTAGAAGGATCCATGGACTCATGTCCTGCCTTGTCAAGAGGAGGTCTGAGTTCACCTAttatgaggatgcccag CAGGTGGATATCTCCACCACAGTGGAGGGGTaccaggagagggggatgagatga